ATTTTATATCATAAGGCGTCTTTCCAGTAAAATCAAGCAAGTGTGCAGAAAAGGCAGTTAACGTTCTTTCTTTATCATCTGGATGCAGTAGGTTTGACCATGATCCGAGTTTATTGGGAAAATCGCTTACACTGACATACCCAAGCATTCTGCGAAAATTATCAGTCCATTCAAAATGAGTCTCATCGGTAAATTCTAAATTTGCCGGAACACGCATATCCCACAGACCTTCGGTGGTGGTTTTAGCTGCCAGATCAAACCGCTGGAGTAGTTCGTTATTTTGTTTCTGCTGGCGAGACATCTCATCTTGCGTTGAAGAAAGTTCTTCCATGTTCTGTCGAATTTCTTCTTCCGTAGCTTTGAGTTCTTCTGTTTGCTGTTGTGTTTGCTGGAGTAGCAGTCGAATTTTCAAATTGGTTCTTACACCGTTCAGCTCTGAAGCAATTACATTGGAAGCGTCATTGAGAAAGTTGACCTGATGCTCATTCAACGTTTCAAACAAGGCTAATTCTATGGCTCCTTCGACCTGATTTTCATACAAAAGTGGTAAAATAATCAAACAACTAGGAGTAGCCTCGCCCAAGCCGCTGGTAATTTGGGTGTATCCCTGCGGAATTTCAGTCATATAGATCATCTGCTTTTCCAGACAAGCTGCACCAAGTAATCCTTCCCCCCATTGTATGCGTGTATGCCCAAATTTTTGACGATCGTAGGCGTATGTTGCCACAGATACCAATTCCTGTTCACTATCGGAACTATTGATAATAAAGAACGATCCTTGATTAGCTCCCACATATTTAACCAGAAACCGAAGCACAGAAAAGGCCATTTGGTTTAAGTCTTCCTCTTTTTTTCGTAAAATCAGACTTAACTTAGATATGCCCTCATTATACCAGTTCTTGTTAGCATTCTGCACAGCAGACTCTTCTAAACTGTTTCGCATACGTATGAGTGATGCCACTACCGGACCATTGCCACCAAACATGTCTGCTTCCACACCAAAGTTTTCCTGTGCCACAGCTTCTGTAAAGCGGACGAGTCTTTTCTGGTTGTCTAGTAATACCAATAAGGCTCGTAACATGTCTGAAATTTCATCTTTTCCATGTACCATGTGAATAGAAGGTATTTCTCCTAAGGAAAGGCGTTGGAGACAATCTTTGGCATTATGTACAGGTTGAACGATTGATTGCGTGATTATTCTGAAGAAAAAAACGATTCCTACTATTGACAAGACGATAAAAATGGCACTTAACAGTAGAATTTGTTTGCTCTTATGATCTGCGTCTTTAATTAATATCTCATTTTGTCTGCTTAACGCCAGTTCAAGTTTATTTGACTGATCTGTCAACTCTTGAAACGAAGTAGTGTACTGGTCAAAAAGAAAGCTCTTCAGTTCAATAAAATTAGTTGTGCTCGAATCTGCAGCAGTTACTGACAAGACCTGGTCAAATTTACTTTGATTCAATTGTTGGAAGTGCTCCAGACTGATCAGAAAACTATCTCTTTGTTGCAAAAGATTGACAGGTAAATCCGTATATCCTTTAAGCCTTTGTATAAAACGAACCAGACTCTGATTGCGTGAAGTAAACCAATCGACAAGTTTGACAGAGTTTACCGGATCAGTTTCCGAGCTTATAATAAAAGCAAAACCAAAATCGCCTCGCATCGAGTTGTACATACCTCTGATTTCGGAAATGTCTCTGCTAAAACTTCCATAAGAGATAATATGTTGTCTGAGTTGTTGATTGCGTACAGACATATGATAAAGTAGCATTCCGATTACGCAGAAAAAGAAAAGGGTAATAAATAGTGTTATAGAAAGCCGACGGGCCACAGTAAAGCGTTGGAGAAACTCTCTCATAATAGAAATTTGAATGGAAACTAATTTGAATGGAAACTAATTTGAATGGAAACTAAGTAAACTATTTCCGAATAGGTACCTGACCCGGTAGAGGATTACCATCCTTAGAGTGCAAACTCAGTAAAAAAGGATTGACTTTGTAAATACAGATAATGCTATAAGGGAAATTATGTTTAATTTTTAAACTGTCTTATCTATACTGGATAGACAAAAGATTTCGGTAAGTGGAAGGGTGAGGCAAAGTTATGGGTAAGTTAGTGTAGAAGGTTAATTCTGGCCATAGACAAAAAAGGAGACATTGACGTGGGATTAAGTTGAAATAGTCCCCTTTTTTGAGACTGTTCCCAATAGTAGGCGCAATATAACACAGTGAAATCTGGCACAATAAAACTGTACGCACACTTTGAAATTGGTCTTCAATTACATACATCTTCCCCATTTTTATCTGGACAGGTAATCGGGTCTACGGGATAAGTCTTCCAATCCCTTCTACTGCTCTGGTTTGACCCATCGCTGTAAGGTTAAACGGGCGATGCTAAATTTTTGGGTGGATTTGCTGGCAGAGCCTAGCTGCTGGTATCTTCTAGCTGCTGGTAGACTTTGAGCCAATATCGACGGCTACTACCTTGTGAGCTTTGGATTGGATAGACGAGTCAATAGTAGGAGAACAGAAAATAAAAGGTGCTAAAAGCAAAAAAGTGGTGTACTTATGGACAACTCGATCGAGTTACTTATAAGTACACCACTATAATAGCAATAATTTAAAATTTTTAAAAGGAAATTAACTATAGTACATCTTTTGAACCTTTACTCTTTATCTATCAGGAAGCAATGTTTTGAGTCGGTTTATAAACGTATGAGATTTATTTCACTTTTGAAATTAGCCCTATATTTTAAATAGCACTATGTCACAATCATACAAATGCTATGACAAGTTTTGTATCCCATTCTCAGAACTATCTTAATTCAACTATAAATGTTGTTCCCAATCCAACTACGGATTTCACATGTATAGAGCCACCTAAAGCAGTCACTGTTTCCTTTACAATGTAAAGGCCTAGTCCAGATCCCACTGATTTGTGAGAAACCTTAAAAAACATATCAAAAATCCGGCTCAGATATTCTGGTTCTATTCCAATACCATTATCAGTAATAGTAATCTTTGCCTTATCATCATTGACAACAACTGTTATTTCTACAAAAGAGGCCACTTGTAAGGAACGATACCGTACAGCATTAGACAACAGATTACCAATCACTGACCTCACTCTTTCTTCATCACTATAGAAGGCTTTATCCTGGATAATAGTTACTTTAAAGTCAATACTTTGTGCATTTTTAGCAAATCGCAATGACTCTATTAATTCATTAACTATTTCTGAAAAATACAATGGCTGATTTCTGATTTCAAGTTTTCTATTCTTGGCGTATTGAGTAATGTCAATTAATAACTGATCTAACTTATGTACACTCTTACCAATCATTGCTATATACTCCTCCCGTTCTGATTCATCTTCCTCCGTCTGAAATAATTCGACCAACCCCAATACAGATGCTAGCGGAGCTCGCATATCATGTGAAGACCGATAGATAAAATGATCCAGTTCATGATTTAACTTGGTAAGAATCGCATTTGTCTCACTAAGATTTTTTTCATAGTTTTTACGCTCAGAAATATCTAAAACAGAAAAGGCTACATTATGTATTTCGCCTCTTTTGTTTACAACAGGAACAAAATTCAAACTCATCCAGGTAGGAACATTTCCCATCATCACCAACATATCTTTTTGAATAGTCTGGCCAGAAAATGCTTTATCCAAAGCATCTGCTTCCATTTCCCGATTTTGTGGATTTCCATAATCTGGATAATTACCTCCTATCTGCAACGTGTTTCCATATACAGTTTGACAATAATCAAAAAACCGCCGATTAAAAAGTTCTATCTTCCTCTCCTTGTTAATCAGCATCAACATCTGATTGTTACTATCCAAGACTGATTTTAGCTTTTCCTGCTCATGTACGATAGAACTCGTCCGTATTTGTTGCAGGATCAAATACACAAATACGATTGTAATACACAATGATGTAACCATGCAAAAAATAAAAAGTCCGTGCAGCGTTTCATAACCATGTTTTTTTGAATAATAGAGTGAATGGTATGTCAATTCCATTACTCCCCATCCTGCAATTGTGACTAGCAGATGGCAAATTATAAAGAGTTTATTTTTATAGGAAAAGGTGGAAAAGATTGCAAATACCAATGGAAAATAAAAGAAATATACGCCAGCCTGTATACCATACCGAGCATCATGTACAAAAATAAGTGCGTTAATAATCAGAATAGATAATGTCGAAGTAAAGGTATAATACCCTTCATCCTGAACACACAAAATCCATAAAAAAATACAAAGGCCCATCAGGATTGCATATCCCAACATATATTCGGCAACTATAAAATCAAGAATAGCAGCTAGTAAGAAAACACCTGTACAAACTAAAGTAAACTGAAATGTTATAATGGTTCTGAATTGGTTACCTGCTCGCTTCTGTGAAGGAATAGGATGTCCAAAGAAATTTCTCAGGAAGAAATCAAATGTATGAAAATGAGACATTCGGATAGGGTGAATCTAACTATTTAAGAAATATAGGATTTTTTTACGTTTTTGCACAAGATGACTATCCTCACACAACTACGCTATTTCAATAGTAATCTGTAGGGTCGTGCTCTCAGGGTCAGGGTTGTGCTCTCAAGCTGATCTTCAGTATAATTTATCGCATTACAAGTTAACTTTATCACACAAATCAGTCACATAGATTGCCCAACGAGATTCCATTTGCTCCGAAATAGCACAATCAACTCTGCATTAATTATACTTAGTAAAGTAAATTAATGGTTAGTATAGTCTTCATTTTAGGCCAGTTTGGATAATTAATCAGTAGGGATAATTTTCTTTTGGCGGGAAAGCAATAACACCATTAGTGGATCCGGGCAAAAATGTAATCGTATGTAGGTGTAATCGTATGTAGGTGCAGTGGTTTGGTTGTTAATTTTAAATATGAAATAGTATAATGTAGCGAACAGATTGTTAGCAATCGATGATACAAAGCTAAAAGTATAGGTTTGTACTCTTGGATTTTCCATCTAGACAAAAATGAGGACAATAAATCTTTGTAAAGAGAATAACAAAAAAGGGCATAGGTATCAGATATATATGAGAATAAACTTTATATCCCTATTGATTTTTTAACAGGAATATAAACAAGCTATAAAAAATATGGATCTACCCTCACGCACACAATTATCTCATTATCAATACATTACAAGGTATTTGTAATAGATATTTATCAACATTAGCTTTACTATTCCTTCTCGCTATATATAGGTCAGCTTTAAAATAGTCATTGTTTTTGTCTCCTTGTGTGTGGTTGGGTTTTAATCCGATAAGTATATTTCCCTTATAGATTTTCCTTTATACCTCTATACTATCTTGGGACATAGCATTCTGTATCATACTTGGTAGGGTTCTTTGATTGAAATTGTATTGTTCTCGGCTGAATTTTCTTTATATGCGTTCTTTTTTATTTAGCATTGACAAGATATTTTGAAGCGTATCTTGGCTGGATTCAGGTAGAGAGTATAACGACCTCAAAAGGCACTTGCTGAGGCATTGATACAAATGCGAGAGCATGCGGGGGCAGAAAAAACCAATGCATCTGGATTACTGAAGGGCTTACGCAGTTTGTAGATATTTTGTACACCATGCAGATATACAAACAGAAATACAATAACTCTATGATTAGATTCTGACTTCTCTTATCAAATATGTAAAAGCCAATCAGGGAGGTTTGTCTGCTGTCATAGAGCAAGAGGCAATAAAGATAATGAGTATGGACAATGGAATAATGCACACAGAAGAGCTGTTACAGCATCATAAATAAAAGAATAGAGATGTCAACAAACTTGACAGCCGTAGTGCCCGGACCAATAGTACAGTATGTTTAGCTCATCGAGGGTGTTGATCAACAATAGAAACATCTTTTCCAAAATAAACTATGACCTGTGGCAAATACCACACTAGAGCATACACTTTACTGGACCCTAGACACTTTCGGGCAAAACCAGAAAACGAGTATAAGAAGGTCTTTTGATAAAATACAAGCGGGTAAGCAGACCGGATTGTACAAATGTCAAAGTGCCTTATAGTATAAAAACTGCTAAGGTGGTCTAATTGTTAAGTTGGCCTAATTGCGGCTATTTTAGTAAGATTGGAAGCTGGTAATTAAACCATTAACTTTGATCGTTGATTTTCACTAATTGGGTTTTGCAAGTAGGATTGAGTTACCTGTGTTTTTAATTGAACAAAGCAAAACCAGTTTCTTCTCAATCCTTTACCTTTTATACAATCCAGATCTAACGTTAAACAAAGGATGAATAAAGAAAATCTCCGGCCTATTTTACCAGCATCATTACCTTAGAAAAGTTCTCGTAGAGCAATCTTTTACTTTTTAACTTGTCTACAGAGAAGATTATACTCCTTTTTTCGTTGTGATAAAATATTCACCAGCGAAAAGCTTAAAAGTTGTGAAAGAGGCTTTCTGCCATTGTTTTTCTACACAGAGTTGTCTTTCTGTGAGCAACTTCTTATTCACATAAACTTTTACATCCTTACCTAAACGGACAATTGCTGTTGTACCTGTCGGGACAGTTAATTTTAATTGAAACTCGCTGATTTCTTTTTCAAATGACACACTAATCATTCCTTTCACAGTTGGAACTGTAAGCGATCCTGAAGTAAAGGTAGCAGGATTGGGTTCAACAAGAAAGGTCTTATAAGCTGCTTGTAGTGGTTTAACACCAAAAACGCACTGGGCGATTACAATCTGCGCGCCTCCGCTCCAAGCATGGTTGGTTGTGCCTCCACCAAATCCTCTTTCGCCTATCCCCCACCCTTCAAACAAAGTCGTGTAATCCGGATTTTTCACCATTTCAGAGAAACGTTCCTTCGTTCGTTGCAAGGCATATTTTCCTTGCCCCATCACAAATAATGCTTCCATTACATATTTTTCCATATATGGGCTGGCATGAAACTGTGTTTTTAATATAGCAAGGATAGAAGGATATTTTGATAAATCAGCTATTCCGGAAATGACTGCAATGGCTTGTACCCTGTCATCGGTTTTTCCCTGATAAGAAGAGTGACGGTAGGCATAGCCATTCCAGCATTTGTTGTATCCGGCTTTTACTTGTGCCATAATCAACCGATAGCCAGTTGCATCTATATCTTTGTCAAGCAGGTCTGCCATTTTTGCCGCACCATCTAAGGCCAGGTAGTGCCAGCCAGCTATAATCAGTCTTATGTCTTTGTTATCTCCCCAATCACCCCAAAGCCAATCTCCCTGACGCAATACGGTAAGGCCTGTATCATCAGTTTTCCACAGGGAAAGATATTTTTTTACAGCAGGGTAAACCTCTTCTATTGTCTTGCGGTCACCTGTATTTAGATAGTAATTCCAAAAACCATAGTATCCAATACTGGTAAGCATCTGATCAGGCAGTTCTTTGTTAAAGTTTCCGGGGATCGGAGAAAATAATTCTCCTTCTGTTCGCTGCCAGGCTGCCAGTTCATGTATGGCTTTACGCATCAACGCATGGGTAGAGGTAGAATAGGTATAAAAGCTTTCCCCCATAAGTAATACTGCATCTGCCCACCATTGCGCGCGTTCTCTGTCTGGACAATCAAAATAGTTGTCACGCATATTGACATATAAGGTGCGCAGTGCCTTTTTCCAAAACAGATTATAAAATTCATCACTGCATGTAAAACTACCAACAGGTTCTGTATTATATCCTGTT
This DNA window, taken from Xanthocytophaga agilis, encodes the following:
- a CDS encoding PAS domain-containing protein, translating into MREFLQRFTVARRLSITLFITLFFFCVIGMLLYHMSVRNQQLRQHIISYGSFSRDISEIRGMYNSMRGDFGFAFIISSETDPVNSVKLVDWFTSRNQSLVRFIQRLKGYTDLPVNLLQQRDSFLISLEHFQQLNQSKFDQVLSVTAADSSTTNFIELKSFLFDQYTTSFQELTDQSNKLELALSRQNEILIKDADHKSKQILLLSAIFIVLSIVGIVFFFRIITQSIVQPVHNAKDCLQRLSLGEIPSIHMVHGKDEISDMLRALLVLLDNQKRLVRFTEAVAQENFGVEADMFGGNGPVVASLIRMRNSLEESAVQNANKNWYNEGISKLSLILRKKEEDLNQMAFSVLRFLVKYVGANQGSFFIINSSDSEQELVSVATYAYDRQKFGHTRIQWGEGLLGAACLEKQMIYMTEIPQGYTQITSGLGEATPSCLIILPLLYENQVEGAIELALFETLNEHQVNFLNDASNVIASELNGVRTNLKIRLLLQQTQQQTEELKATEEEIRQNMEELSSTQDEMSRQQKQNNELLQRFDLAAKTTTEGLWDMRVPANLEFTDETHFEWTDNFRRMLGYVSVSDFPNKLGSWSNLLHPDDKERTLTAFSAHLLDFTGKTPYDIKYQVKTRTADYRWFRAVGNTLRDETGKPLRVAGTLIDIQEQVDLLGLSAAIDSTLATVEISHEGIILSANQNFLNLLDYQLNEIRGCHHSSLIESEYSRSLNYSEFWESLKKGISQVGKLVRITHSGEEKWISVVYSPVFDFQGKLVKVIAFSPMLHSFEN
- a CDS encoding PAS domain-containing sensor histidine kinase; amino-acid sequence: MSHFHTFDFFLRNFFGHPIPSQKRAGNQFRTIITFQFTLVCTGVFLLAAILDFIVAEYMLGYAILMGLCIFLWILCVQDEGYYTFTSTLSILIINALIFVHDARYGIQAGVYFFYFPLVFAIFSTFSYKNKLFIICHLLVTIAGWGVMELTYHSLYYSKKHGYETLHGLFIFCMVTSLCITIVFVYLILQQIRTSSIVHEQEKLKSVLDSNNQMLMLINKERKIELFNRRFFDYCQTVYGNTLQIGGNYPDYGNPQNREMEADALDKAFSGQTIQKDMLVMMGNVPTWMSLNFVPVVNKRGEIHNVAFSVLDISERKNYEKNLSETNAILTKLNHELDHFIYRSSHDMRAPLASVLGLVELFQTEEDESEREEYIAMIGKSVHKLDQLLIDITQYAKNRKLEIRNQPLYFSEIVNELIESLRFAKNAQSIDFKVTIIQDKAFYSDEERVRSVIGNLLSNAVRYRSLQVASFVEITVVVNDDKAKITITDNGIGIEPEYLSRIFDMFFKVSHKSVGSGLGLYIVKETVTALGGSIHVKSVVGLGTTFIVELR
- a CDS encoding alpha-L-rhamnosidase C-terminal domain-containing protein, with the protein product MSGYWISSLSEKSDKPNTWIAFRQDIILPAKPSQAIAMIATDTKYWLWINGQLILFEGGLKRGPNPQDTYYDKVDLAPYLKKGNNQIAILVWHLGKDGFSHLNSGRAGLFFSMQADKVTFYSDNKWVCRIHPAYSTTDEPSPNFRLPESNIRFDARNDMGSWQTMSLNSLPDFKAAQQIGRPGDAPWNGLVERPIPQWKDFGIKKLSFKRHHGNGIDTIFAPLPYNMQMTPIIIVKDNTGGHRIGISTDHSVAGGTNNLRAEYITTKGYQEYESYGWLNGEKILLTVASDIEVIAIKYRQTGYNTEPVGSFTCSDEFYNLFWKKALRTLYVNMRDNYFDCPDRERAQWWADAVLLMGESFYTYSTSTHALMRKAIHELAAWQRTEGELFSPIPGNFNKELPDQMLTSIGYYGFWNYYLNTGDRKTIEEVYPAVKKYLSLWKTDDTGLTVLRQGDWLWGDWGDNKDIRLIIAGWHYLALDGAAKMADLLDKDIDATGYRLIMAQVKAGYNKCWNGYAYRHSSYQGKTDDRVQAIAVISGIADLSKYPSILAILKTQFHASPYMEKYVMEALFVMGQGKYALQRTKERFSEMVKNPDYTTLFEGWGIGERGFGGGTTNHAWSGGAQIVIAQCVFGVKPLQAAYKTFLVEPNPATFTSGSLTVPTVKGMISVSFEKEISEFQLKLTVPTGTTAIVRLGKDVKVYVNKKLLTERQLCVEKQWQKASFTTFKLFAGEYFITTKKGV